A DNA window from Amycolatopsis sp. DSM 110486 contains the following coding sequences:
- a CDS encoding protease pro-enzyme activation domain-containing protein — translation MISPLSAALTLTLLLGSAPSASATTTTTRDPVASDVVTPVSAGKNVGPATAVSGRVYLAGRDPEGLAAYAADVSDPDSNNYGHYLSATQALQRFGPTTQQADRVTGWLTSNDLHVTARTQNYVTFEGPASAVDTAFAVKLKSYTRQGNTYRSAGETPSVPAPMAHDILAVTGLDNTPRRAAPSTPGSTLPANPSAVDSAPAPVITDTVLPTDAKPEPVFRNSGPLSDYYGENVATTLPAVDGAKVPYAVRGYNGRQLRSAYGATPGMTGAGVKIAVITAYASPTLLPDLSQYTARNGDAAYRPDQVRQVTPAAYTNLDICDPGGQFGEQTLDTEAVHAIAVVSSASCHSEDFYDSIATVVDHHLADIVSNSWYAVDPVTPAQQTTVDNLLQLGAVQGIGFYSASGDNGDLGDFRLDGTHTGEVDFPARDPWVTAVGGTTLAIGAGDHELWETGWGSHSTALSADGSTWASPPSGFINGTGGGAVPGTPQPAYQRSIVPDALSHPDGSATPVRVSPDIAAVGDPTTGFITGDTQLFPDGTAQYNEHRIGGTSLAAPVIAGIQALAQQLTGKPLGFANPLIYQKYRSLLFRDPNGNPLGTNRNPAVVRVDFSNSFDASQGLVTTLRTANLDTSLTTTPGYDTTTGVGTPTAAYLASFARR, via the coding sequence ATGATCAGTCCGCTGAGTGCGGCGCTCACCCTGACCCTGCTGCTGGGTTCGGCGCCGAGCGCGTCCGCCACCACCACCACCACCCGTGATCCGGTTGCCTCGGACGTCGTGACCCCCGTGTCCGCAGGCAAGAACGTCGGCCCGGCCACCGCCGTGTCCGGCCGCGTCTACCTCGCCGGCCGCGATCCCGAAGGCCTGGCGGCCTATGCCGCGGACGTGTCCGATCCGGACTCGAACAACTACGGCCACTACCTCTCGGCCACGCAAGCCCTGCAGCGCTTCGGCCCCACGACACAACAAGCCGACCGGGTCACCGGCTGGCTGACCTCGAACGACCTGCACGTCACCGCCCGGACGCAGAACTACGTCACGTTCGAAGGCCCGGCGTCGGCTGTGGACACCGCGTTCGCGGTCAAGCTGAAGAGCTACACCAGGCAGGGCAACACCTATCGCTCCGCCGGAGAGACGCCTTCGGTCCCCGCCCCGATGGCCCACGACATCCTGGCTGTCACCGGACTCGACAACACCCCGCGGCGGGCCGCCCCGTCGACACCCGGCAGCACCCTGCCGGCGAACCCGTCCGCCGTCGACAGTGCGCCGGCCCCGGTCATCACCGACACCGTGCTGCCCACCGACGCCAAACCCGAACCGGTCTTCCGCAACTCCGGCCCGTTGTCGGACTACTACGGCGAGAACGTCGCGACGACCCTCCCCGCGGTCGACGGCGCCAAGGTGCCGTACGCCGTGCGCGGTTACAACGGCCGGCAGCTGCGCAGCGCCTACGGCGCGACTCCGGGAATGACCGGCGCCGGCGTGAAAATCGCCGTCATCACCGCCTACGCCTCACCCACGCTGCTCCCGGACCTCTCCCAGTACACCGCCCGCAACGGCGACGCCGCCTACCGTCCCGACCAGGTCCGGCAGGTGACTCCGGCGGCCTACACCAACCTCGACATCTGCGACCCCGGCGGCCAGTTCGGCGAGCAGACGCTGGACACCGAGGCCGTGCACGCCATCGCCGTCGTCAGCTCCGCGTCCTGCCACAGCGAGGACTTCTACGACTCGATCGCGACGGTGGTCGACCACCACCTCGCGGACATCGTGTCGAACTCCTGGTACGCGGTCGATCCCGTCACCCCGGCCCAGCAGACCACTGTGGACAACCTGCTGCAGCTCGGCGCCGTGCAGGGCATCGGCTTCTACTCGGCGTCCGGTGACAACGGCGACCTCGGCGACTTCCGGCTCGACGGCACCCACACCGGCGAGGTCGACTTCCCCGCGCGCGACCCGTGGGTCACCGCGGTCGGCGGCACCACGCTCGCCATCGGCGCCGGCGACCACGAACTGTGGGAAACGGGCTGGGGTTCGCACAGCACGGCGCTGAGTGCCGACGGCTCGACCTGGGCCTCCCCGCCCAGTGGCTTCATCAACGGCACCGGCGGTGGCGCCGTCCCCGGCACTCCGCAACCGGCTTACCAGCGCAGCATTGTCCCCGACGCACTGTCCCATCCGGACGGTTCGGCCACCCCGGTCCGGGTCTCGCCGGACATCGCCGCCGTCGGTGACCCCACGACCGGCTTCATCACGGGTGACACCCAACTGTTCCCCGACGGCACCGCGCAGTACAACGAACACCGCATCGGCGGGACCTCGCTGGCCGCACCGGTGATCGCCGGCATCCAGGCGCTGGCGCAACAGCTCACCGGCAAACCGCTCGGCTTCGCCAACCCGTTGATCTACCAGAAGTACCGCAGCCTGCTGTTCCGCGACCCGAACGGCAACCCGTTGGGCACCAACCGGAACCCGGCCGTGGTGCGCGTCGACTTCTCGAATTCCTTCGACGCGAGCCAAGGTCTCGTGACGACGCTGCGCACGGCCAACCTGGACACTTCACTGACCACGACTCCGGGCTACGACACCACCACCGGCGTCGGCACTCCGACCGCCGCGTACCTCGCGTCGTTCGCCCGCAGGTGA
- a CDS encoding beta-propeller fold lactonase family protein codes for MVKRVVAGGLAAVVAVGLAACSSDEPAAPAAPGPRAVYVTNWASDTVAEFGFNEDGSLKAPAISLPVGKGDTHPQASIRSHDGKWLYVGNWGTRDVAPFRIEADGRLTAFPAAHGPAPEPVTPSGIALSPDGKNLYTANFGNGGDGTVSHYRVSADGLPHGVATIPAHGRGTTALAVSPDSRTLVTANSASGDVSTFTIAADGSLTWVATVATGKGAFFAAITPDSSHVLVTNSLADSISFLNLGADSRPTPVSTVPNPADEPRGIVLTARGDRAYVANFANGTGPGHITTFRVTATGISLAGPALATGGNGAEGIALSHDGRSLYNANFNTDGDGSVTSYPLAADGSVGSPRPPVLTGGRQPDLTSITLPTS; via the coding sequence ATGGTGAAACGCGTGGTGGCCGGCGGTCTCGCGGCCGTGGTCGCGGTCGGGCTCGCAGCTTGTTCGTCGGACGAGCCCGCCGCGCCCGCGGCCCCGGGGCCCCGCGCGGTGTACGTCACCAACTGGGCTTCCGACACCGTCGCCGAGTTCGGCTTCAACGAAGACGGTTCGCTGAAGGCACCGGCGATTTCGCTGCCGGTAGGGAAGGGCGACACCCACCCACAGGCGTCGATCCGTTCGCACGACGGAAAATGGCTCTACGTAGGCAACTGGGGCACGCGGGACGTCGCTCCTTTCCGGATCGAAGCCGACGGGCGCCTCACCGCGTTTCCCGCCGCGCACGGTCCGGCGCCGGAGCCCGTGACCCCGTCCGGCATCGCGCTGAGCCCGGACGGCAAGAACCTATACACGGCCAACTTCGGCAACGGCGGCGACGGAACCGTTTCGCACTACCGCGTTTCGGCCGACGGCCTGCCGCACGGCGTCGCGACGATCCCCGCCCACGGACGGGGCACGACGGCACTGGCGGTCTCACCCGACAGCCGCACACTCGTCACGGCCAACAGCGCTTCGGGTGACGTCTCGACGTTCACCATCGCCGCCGACGGCAGCCTCACGTGGGTGGCGACCGTCGCCACGGGCAAGGGCGCGTTCTTCGCCGCCATCACGCCGGACAGCTCGCACGTCCTGGTCACAAACTCGCTGGCCGACAGCATCAGCTTCCTCAACCTGGGCGCGGATTCCCGGCCCACGCCGGTCAGCACCGTACCCAATCCGGCCGACGAGCCCCGCGGCATCGTCCTCACCGCCCGAGGCGACCGCGCCTACGTCGCCAATTTCGCGAACGGTACCGGCCCCGGCCACATCACCACGTTCAGGGTGACTGCCACCGGCATCAGCCTGGCGGGCCCGGCACTGGCGACCGGCGGCAACGGCGCCGAGGGCATTGCCTTGTCCCACGACGGCCGCAGCCTCTACAACGCCAACTTCAACACCGACGGCGACGGCAGCGTCACGAGCTACCCGCTGGCCGCCGACGGTTCGGTGGGCAGCCCGCGGCCGCCGGTGCTCACGGGTGGCCGTCAGCCCGACCTGACGAGCATCACCCTGCCGACGAGCTGA
- the gcl gene encoding glyoxylate carboligase: MPRMTAADAAVAVLRREGITTAFGLPGAAINPFYAALRRDGNVAHTLARHVEGASHMAEGYTRTQPGNIGVCIGTSGPAGTDMITGLYSASADSIPILCITGQAPVAKLHKEDFQAVDISAIAAPVTKWAVTVMEPAQVPGTFQKAFWLMRTGRPGPVLIDLPIDVQLAEIDFDIDSYEPLPVAKPAATRAQVDRALDLVGAAERPVIVAGGGIINADAAELLVEFAELTGIPVIPTLMGWGTIPDDHPLMAGMAGIQTSHRGANATMLEADCVLGIGNRWANRHTGDLDVYRGERTFVHVDIEPTQIGRVFAPHYGIVSDAKAALEQFVTVARERREAGTLPDRSAWAGDCARRKSTMERKTHFDEVPIKPQRVYEEMNQVFGKETRYVSAIGLSQIAAAQFLHVYRPRHWINCGQAGPLGWTVPAALGVATADPDAEVVAISGDYDFQFMLEELAVGAQFNRPYVHVLVNNSYLGLIRQAQRSFDMDYCVQLGFENVNSPETAGYGVDHVKVAEGLGCKAIRVRRPEDLRAGFEKARQLAAEYRVPVIVEVILERVTNISMGADLAGVNEFEPLAERPEDAPTALTH, translated from the coding sequence ATGCCCAGAATGACCGCAGCCGACGCCGCCGTCGCAGTGCTGCGCCGCGAAGGCATCACAACTGCTTTCGGGTTGCCCGGCGCCGCCATCAACCCGTTCTACGCCGCGTTGCGCCGGGACGGAAACGTCGCGCACACGCTGGCCCGCCACGTCGAAGGCGCCTCGCACATGGCCGAGGGCTACACCCGGACCCAGCCGGGGAACATCGGTGTGTGCATCGGCACCTCGGGCCCGGCGGGCACCGACATGATCACCGGCTTGTACTCGGCCAGCGCGGACTCGATCCCGATCCTGTGCATCACCGGCCAGGCGCCGGTGGCCAAGCTGCACAAGGAAGACTTCCAGGCCGTCGACATCTCGGCCATCGCGGCTCCGGTCACCAAGTGGGCCGTGACGGTGATGGAGCCGGCGCAGGTGCCGGGCACGTTCCAGAAGGCGTTCTGGCTCATGCGCACCGGCCGGCCCGGCCCGGTGCTGATCGACCTGCCGATCGACGTGCAGCTGGCCGAGATCGACTTCGACATCGACTCCTACGAACCCCTGCCCGTCGCGAAACCGGCGGCGACGCGGGCCCAGGTCGACCGCGCGCTGGACCTCGTGGGCGCGGCGGAGCGGCCGGTGATCGTGGCCGGCGGCGGAATCATCAACGCCGACGCGGCCGAGTTGCTGGTCGAGTTCGCCGAGCTGACCGGCATTCCCGTGATCCCCACTCTCATGGGCTGGGGCACCATCCCCGACGACCATCCGCTGATGGCCGGGATGGCGGGGATCCAGACGAGCCACCGCGGCGCCAACGCGACCATGCTCGAAGCCGACTGCGTGCTGGGCATCGGCAACCGCTGGGCCAACCGGCACACGGGTGACCTCGACGTCTACCGCGGCGAGCGCACGTTCGTCCACGTCGACATCGAGCCAACGCAGATCGGCCGCGTGTTCGCGCCGCACTACGGGATTGTGTCCGACGCGAAGGCCGCGCTGGAGCAGTTCGTCACGGTGGCCCGTGAGCGACGCGAGGCCGGAACCCTGCCGGATCGTTCGGCGTGGGCCGGTGACTGCGCGCGCCGCAAGTCCACGATGGAACGCAAGACGCACTTCGACGAGGTGCCGATCAAACCGCAGCGTGTCTACGAAGAGATGAACCAGGTGTTCGGGAAGGAGACCCGCTACGTCTCGGCCATCGGGCTTTCGCAGATCGCCGCGGCGCAGTTCCTGCACGTGTACCGGCCGCGGCACTGGATCAACTGTGGACAGGCCGGGCCGCTCGGGTGGACGGTCCCGGCGGCGCTGGGCGTGGCCACCGCCGACCCCGACGCCGAGGTCGTGGCGATCAGCGGGGACTACGACTTCCAGTTCATGCTCGAGGAGCTGGCCGTCGGCGCGCAGTTCAACCGCCCGTACGTCCACGTCCTGGTCAACAACTCCTACCTCGGCCTGATCCGGCAGGCGCAGCGGTCGTTCGACATGGACTACTGCGTGCAGCTGGGGTTCGAGAACGTCAACTCGCCCGAGACGGCCGGGTACGGAGTGGACCACGTCAAGGTGGCCGAAGGCTTGGGCTGCAAGGCCATTCGCGTGCGCCGGCCCGAGGATCTGAGGGCGGGCTTCGAGAAGGCGCGGCAGCTGGCGGCCGAGTACCGCGTGCCGGTGATCGTCGAGGTCATCCTGGAGCGGGTCACGAACATCTCGATGGGCGCGGATCTCGCGGGCGTGAACGAGTTCGAGCCGCTGGCCGAACGCCCGGAAGACGCGCCGACCGCGCTCACGCACTGA
- a CDS encoding 2-hydroxy-3-oxopropionate reductase — protein MHSIHPRRVPERRFSQFFIASFRSADCPGVDSPRRFHRRFHMSTVGFIGLGIMGLPMAENLVKAGYDVVGYNRSARRVDALVAAGGRGASSIAEAVKGSDVVITMVPDSPDVVAVAMGEDGIFENSHSGQLVIDMSTIEPATARAVAEAGAKVEVRVLDAPVSGGEAGAVEGVLSIMVGGAAEDFAAAKPVLEAVGRTIVHVGPHGAGQTVKAANQLMVAGHLQLLAEALVLAEASDVDPVIAVEVLGGGLAGSTVLDRKSENMLKRDFTPGFRLSLHHKDMGIVTAAAREAGVAIPLGSAVAQLIASLVARGDGGLDHSGLFKLTEELAGRTQ, from the coding sequence ATCCACTCGATCCACCCCAGACGCGTTCCTGAGCGTCGTTTTTCGCAGTTCTTCATAGCTTCGTTTCGCAGCGCCGATTGTCCCGGCGTTGATTCACCGCGTCGTTTTCACAGGAGATTTCACATGAGCACGGTGGGTTTCATCGGCCTGGGCATCATGGGTCTGCCGATGGCCGAGAACCTGGTCAAGGCCGGGTACGACGTCGTCGGCTACAACCGCAGCGCGAGGCGGGTCGACGCGCTGGTCGCCGCGGGTGGCCGTGGCGCGTCGAGCATCGCCGAGGCGGTCAAGGGCTCGGACGTCGTGATCACGATGGTGCCGGACTCGCCGGACGTGGTGGCTGTCGCGATGGGCGAAGACGGCATCTTCGAGAACTCGCACTCCGGTCAGCTGGTGATCGACATGAGCACCATCGAGCCGGCCACGGCCCGCGCGGTCGCCGAAGCCGGCGCGAAAGTGGAGGTGCGCGTTCTCGACGCGCCGGTGTCCGGCGGGGAAGCCGGTGCTGTCGAGGGTGTGCTGTCCATCATGGTCGGTGGCGCCGCCGAGGACTTCGCCGCTGCCAAGCCGGTACTGGAAGCCGTCGGGCGCACCATCGTGCACGTCGGTCCGCACGGTGCCGGCCAGACCGTCAAAGCCGCCAACCAGCTCATGGTCGCCGGCCACCTCCAGCTCCTCGCCGAAGCGCTCGTGCTCGCCGAGGCGTCCGATGTGGACCCGGTGATCGCCGTGGAGGTGCTCGGCGGCGGGCTGGCCGGCAGCACCGTCCTCGACCGCAAGTCGGAGAACATGCTCAAGCGCGATTTCACACCCGGTTTCCGCCTCTCCTTGCACCACAAGGACATGGGCATCGTCACCGCGGCCGCACGGGAAGCCGGGGTGGCGATCCCTCTCGGCAGTGCGGTCGCCCAGTTGATCGCCTCCCTCGTCGCTCGCGGCGACGGCGGGCTCGACCATTCCGGTCTGTTCAAGCTCACCGAAGAGCTCGCGGGCCGGACCCAGTAG
- a CDS encoding (Fe-S)-binding protein: MTSTLGSSFDEHHPPKRELLDDCVHCGFCLPTCPTYVVTGQEMESPRGRIYLMDLAAKGEIGLDETFGHHMDTCLGCLACTTACPSGVQYDKLIESVRPQVERQVPRGFFDKVFRAFVFSLFPYPRRLRLAAFGGLLYTRLGLRALVHRLGILKRLPPRLSALEALLPPVTLRALLTKTPERTLKPAGEARLRVGLLAGCANRVFFGDVNAATIRVLAAEGCDVYVPQDNQCCGALSVHAGREEDGLTRAKGTIEMFERYDLDVVVANVAGCGSTLKEYGDLLADVPEYAERARTFASRVRDINELIADLPARATRHPMKTKVAYHDACHLANAQGIRRQPRELLRSIPELSVHDIAEAELCCGSAGIYNLVEPETAEELGRRKAKHLADVEPDVVATANAGCLLQIRRFLDQGIPVVHPIQLLDASIRDVDPLDPPQTRS; encoded by the coding sequence ATGACGTCGACACTCGGCAGCTCCTTCGACGAGCACCACCCGCCGAAACGGGAGCTCCTCGACGACTGCGTCCACTGTGGATTCTGCCTCCCGACGTGCCCGACCTACGTGGTCACCGGCCAGGAGATGGAATCGCCGCGCGGGCGCATCTACCTGATGGACCTGGCCGCCAAGGGCGAGATCGGCCTGGACGAGACGTTCGGCCACCACATGGACACCTGCCTCGGCTGCCTGGCCTGCACCACCGCGTGTCCCTCGGGAGTGCAGTACGACAAGCTCATCGAGTCGGTCCGCCCGCAGGTCGAGCGCCAGGTGCCGCGCGGCTTCTTCGACAAGGTGTTCCGCGCGTTCGTCTTCTCGCTGTTCCCGTATCCGCGCCGGTTGCGGCTCGCGGCGTTCGGCGGTCTGCTCTACACCCGGCTCGGCCTTCGGGCGCTCGTCCACCGGCTGGGCATCCTGAAGCGGCTGCCGCCCCGCCTCAGTGCGTTGGAAGCCTTGCTGCCGCCGGTGACGCTGCGGGCGTTGCTGACGAAGACGCCGGAACGCACCCTCAAGCCGGCCGGCGAGGCGAGGCTGCGGGTGGGGCTGCTCGCAGGCTGCGCGAACCGCGTCTTCTTCGGTGACGTCAACGCCGCCACCATCCGTGTGCTCGCCGCCGAAGGCTGCGACGTCTACGTTCCGCAGGACAACCAGTGCTGCGGTGCGCTGTCGGTCCACGCGGGACGAGAGGAAGACGGCCTCACCCGGGCCAAAGGGACCATCGAGATGTTCGAGCGCTACGACCTCGACGTCGTCGTCGCCAATGTGGCCGGCTGCGGGTCCACGCTCAAGGAGTACGGCGACCTCCTCGCGGACGTTCCCGAGTACGCCGAGCGAGCGCGGACCTTCGCCTCGCGGGTGCGGGACATCAACGAACTGATCGCGGACCTCCCCGCGCGCGCCACCCGGCACCCGATGAAGACCAAAGTCGCCTACCACGACGCCTGTCACCTCGCCAACGCCCAAGGAATCCGCCGGCAACCGCGCGAACTTCTGCGCAGCATCCCGGAGCTGTCCGTGCACGACATCGCCGAGGCGGAGCTGTGCTGCGGATCGGCCGGGATCTACAACCTGGTGGAGCCCGAAACGGCCGAAGAACTCGGTCGCCGCAAGGCGAAGCACCTCGCGGACGTCGAACCCGACGTGGTGGCCACCGCGAACGCCGGGTGCCTGCTGCAGATCCGCCGGTTCCTCGACCAGGGGATCCCGGTGGTGCACCCGATCCAGCTGCTCGACGCGTCCATTCGTGACGTAGATCCACTCGATCCACCCCAGACGCGTTCCTGA
- a CDS encoding FAD-binding oxidoreductase → MTQETTFAPSTVEEVRAAVADTRASHPRLLVTGAETASGWGAPAAPADAVIDTTSLTGVLKYAPSDLTIAVRAGTPFTTVQETLAEGGQRVALDPARAWRGATIGGLLATADAGPLRTAFGSLRDLVIGTTVVLGDGTVARSGGHVIKNVAGYDLAKLFHGSLGTLGVVAEVVLRLHPLPLAVRTVAVEADAGEAFDLAGKVVMTGLEASALEWSGGRLLVKLEGTPEGVEQRERELCRLGGTTARVLAVEEAAAAWAGVAASADGVRGTTVVRIGTMPVAGPALVTRMVAAGASVASSMAIGVHTVQFNGGDHDELLAQLHQEFGAAVTVLRRDGLSAGRGWGPPPAPVRVMRAIKRQFDPAGRFGAGRFSPWLEDEERAS, encoded by the coding sequence GTGACTCAGGAGACCACGTTCGCTCCGTCCACTGTGGAGGAAGTGCGCGCCGCGGTGGCGGACACCCGCGCGAGCCACCCTCGGCTGCTCGTGACCGGCGCGGAGACCGCCTCGGGCTGGGGCGCGCCTGCCGCGCCGGCCGACGCGGTCATCGACACGACGTCGTTGACCGGGGTGCTGAAGTACGCGCCTTCGGACTTGACGATCGCGGTTCGGGCGGGCACGCCGTTCACGACCGTTCAGGAGACGCTCGCGGAGGGGGGCCAGCGCGTGGCGCTCGACCCGGCCCGGGCCTGGCGGGGTGCCACGATCGGCGGGCTGCTGGCCACGGCGGATGCCGGGCCGCTGCGCACGGCGTTCGGCAGCCTGCGTGACCTGGTCATCGGGACGACCGTCGTGCTGGGTGACGGCACGGTCGCGCGGTCCGGCGGGCACGTGATCAAGAACGTCGCCGGCTACGACCTCGCGAAGCTGTTCCACGGTTCCCTCGGGACGCTCGGGGTCGTGGCCGAAGTCGTGCTGCGGTTGCACCCGCTTCCCCTGGCGGTGCGCACGGTGGCGGTCGAGGCCGACGCGGGCGAGGCGTTCGACCTGGCCGGCAAGGTCGTCATGACCGGGTTGGAAGCGTCCGCCCTCGAATGGTCCGGTGGGCGGCTGCTGGTGAAGCTCGAAGGGACGCCGGAGGGCGTCGAGCAGCGTGAACGTGAGCTGTGCCGGCTCGGGGGAACCACGGCCCGGGTGCTCGCGGTCGAGGAGGCGGCCGCGGCCTGGGCAGGTGTTGCCGCGAGCGCGGATGGTGTTCGAGGGACAACAGTTGTGCGAATCGGGACAATGCCGGTCGCCGGGCCGGCTCTGGTGACGAGGATGGTGGCCGCGGGAGCCTCGGTGGCCAGTTCGATGGCGATCGGCGTCCACACCGTGCAGTTCAACGGCGGTGACCACGACGAGCTCCTCGCCCAGTTGCACCAGGAGTTCGGCGCGGCCGTGACCGTGCTGCGCCGCGACGGCCTCTCGGCCGGCCGCGGATGGGGTCCGCCACCGGCGCCGGTGCGCGTGATGCGGGCGATCAAGCGGCAGTTCGACCCGGCCGGTCGGTTCGGTGCCGGCCGGTTCTCACCCTGGCTCGAAGACGAGGAGCGTGCGTCATGA
- a CDS encoding FAD-linked oxidase C-terminal domain-containing protein has protein sequence MPQGLHAEFVEAVGADAVVSDPVALRSYECDGLTGFRVVPSLVLVPRTAEAVAAAVRVCAKHDVPFVARGAGSGLSGGALPVADGVVISLQRLRSVVEIDVVNRRAIVEPGVTNVDISRAAAPYGLYFAPDPSSQQVCTIGGNVAENSGGAHCLKYGFTVHHIHSAEVVLPDGTTTVLGGDSPQLGGYDLLGAFIGSEGTLGIATRITVKLLAKPAAVKTLVADFPSVEQAGDTVSAVIEAGIVPAAVEMMDALAIEAVEAAVDAGYSRDAAAALVVELDGPQAEVDAQFAQVKQLCEEFGATKLRIPASAEERALVWKGRKAAFAAVGRISPNYFVQDGVVPRTQLATALTRISELAAGAGLRVANVFHAGDGNLHPLVLYSEAAGEHERAEALSRAIAELCVDLGGSLSGEHGIGTDKACSMPRQFSEDDLATMARLRHAYDPSGICNPGKLLPTPRLCGERPGVYKPHPLESAGLIERM, from the coding sequence GTGCCGCAGGGCTTGCACGCCGAGTTCGTCGAAGCCGTGGGCGCCGACGCGGTGGTGTCCGACCCGGTCGCCTTGCGGTCCTACGAATGCGACGGGCTGACCGGCTTCCGCGTCGTCCCGTCGCTGGTGCTGGTGCCGCGCACGGCGGAGGCGGTCGCCGCGGCCGTGCGGGTCTGCGCGAAGCACGACGTGCCGTTCGTCGCCCGCGGCGCCGGCAGCGGGTTGTCCGGCGGTGCGCTGCCGGTGGCCGACGGGGTCGTGATCTCGTTGCAGCGCCTGCGGTCCGTCGTCGAGATCGACGTGGTGAACCGGCGCGCGATCGTCGAGCCCGGAGTGACCAATGTGGACATCAGCCGGGCGGCGGCGCCGTACGGGCTGTACTTCGCGCCGGACCCGTCGTCGCAGCAGGTGTGCACGATCGGCGGCAACGTCGCGGAGAACTCCGGGGGCGCCCACTGTCTCAAGTACGGCTTCACCGTCCACCACATCCACTCGGCCGAAGTCGTGCTGCCCGACGGCACGACCACGGTTCTCGGCGGCGACAGCCCGCAGCTGGGCGGGTACGACCTGCTGGGCGCGTTCATCGGGTCCGAGGGCACGCTCGGCATCGCCACGCGCATCACCGTGAAACTGCTGGCCAAGCCGGCCGCGGTGAAGACGCTCGTGGCCGACTTCCCGTCCGTCGAGCAGGCGGGTGACACGGTGAGCGCCGTGATCGAGGCCGGGATCGTGCCCGCGGCGGTGGAGATGATGGACGCGCTGGCCATCGAGGCTGTCGAAGCCGCGGTCGACGCCGGTTACTCGCGCGACGCGGCCGCCGCGCTCGTGGTGGAGCTCGACGGGCCGCAGGCGGAGGTCGACGCGCAGTTCGCACAGGTGAAGCAGCTGTGCGAAGAGTTCGGGGCGACGAAGCTGCGGATTCCGGCGAGTGCCGAGGAGCGGGCGCTGGTGTGGAAGGGCCGCAAGGCCGCGTTCGCCGCGGTGGGGCGGATCAGCCCGAACTACTTCGTGCAGGACGGGGTTGTCCCGCGCACCCAGCTGGCGACGGCGTTGACCCGGATCTCCGAGCTGGCCGCCGGGGCCGGGCTGCGCGTGGCGAACGTGTTCCACGCCGGCGACGGGAATCTGCATCCGCTGGTGCTCTACAGCGAGGCCGCCGGTGAGCACGAGCGGGCGGAGGCGCTCTCGCGGGCCATCGCCGAACTGTGCGTGGACCTGGGCGGGTCATTGTCCGGGGAGCACGGGATCGGGACGGACAAGGCGTGTTCGATGCCGCGGCAGTTCAGTGAGGACGACCTGGCGACGATGGCGCGGCTGCGGCACGCGTACGACCCCTCGGGGATCTGCAACCCGGGCAAGTTGCTGCCGACGCCGCGGCTGTGCGGGGAACGACCGGGCGTCTACAAGCCGCATCCCCTCGAATCCGCCGGCTTGATCGAGCGGATGTGA